The DNA window ATAAGTTTCTCTCTTCGTGGACGTAGGCTTGGTGATTAAGCCGAACCACGTTAATTCTTGTGCGTTGCTCATCATTCGTGCTAgatattattttctattaaattgttggtctttttcttttttcaaatagTTGACCTGATACCCTAACACGTGtgtagtgttttttttttatgaataccAAAGGGAGGCTTATTGCTGGTTCACATAACAAAAATGAGTTTGTACTAATCAATACTGATGAGATTGGAAGAGTAAGTGCGCCTCAAATCTGTCTTTCTTTATCTCTTGCTGTTTTCCTCTCTACCTCACACAAACGTTTCTTTTTTGTctcaaattttggtgttttcTTTGGTTTTTCACCTACATTTTTGGTTTCTGGAGTTTCCCCGtggctttctttctttttcttttggagacCTTCACTGAAGATGAGCTGAGGGCGCTATGTACTTCCTTGAACGAATTTGAACAAAATAGGCGTTATGTTGTCTCCCATGTCGTCCCTCAGGTATGGGACAAGTACGTGCAAGAGGTTAAAGAAAGCGAGGTTAGTAGATGGGTCCTAATCCTTCTGCTTTGtcgttttttgttttttcccttCTAAATAATAAATTATGTCTTCTCGATAGTCAGTTCACAAAAGGTGTTCTTCTGTTCTAATTTCCACGCCTTAATAACTCGGATGGATGATTGGTGAACAGGCTTTTGACGTTTTTACTAATCCGGACCTACTCTGGGCTACAGGCTACCGCTCATAAGAGAGACAAAGAACTGGAAAAAAAGCTCATTGGGTTAGCTAAATAGGCCCTGGCGGAGGTAAATTTTCTTCTAGTTTTTGcgactttctctctctcttatagTAATTACAGATGAGTTTCTAAACTAAAGTTCAAAATTTACTCTTGTAGAAAGCTACCATTTTATGAATTCGTGGCCATTGAGTGGGTAACTGGACATCCTTAAATGCAGAAAATCAAgggttaaatgcagaaaatctcacgaaccattacaaaaattacACGTTGCACcttaaactattttaataggCACTTTGCCCACTTAGTCAACTAGAAAATAATAAGAACATTAACTCCATCAAGATAATTGAAGAAATGATCAATTTATCCTTCATTAAAAGCTTATAAGTGACAAAAAAACATACcttttagataaaaaaaaaaaattgtcattttaaattgattaatttttaattcataataaaaTTCTAATTAAAAACATATAACAATAAAATATATGATCACTTTGAGtgacaattaaaacaaaagtaggggaaaaaaaaagaagagagggaagaaattcaattcaaaaatcTCAACAACCCTATACTATACTACATATTTCAAGTTAGGCTAGGTaagaatttgaaattttcttgCTTGACAATTACTACATATTTCCCAATCCTGCTTGACAGTTACAACCCTATTTTACTATTTTATTGAAAATTCTAAGTCCAATATTTTGTTTTACTAATATGTGGGTTTTGATTTCGGTTCGGCATTGAATCTTTGTTGCAGCTATTGTGCTAAATTCATATGAAAGTTTTTTGGGTTCTACTCCAATTTATTCTTGTGAAGATTTCAAGTGAAATTTTACTGATTGTATGGAGTTTTGGCATTATGATGCGTTTGGATTCTACTCCAAACGCATTACTGATTctagattttaaaaattacaacaGTAGTTGCTCAATATTTCCATATTTTGCCCCTATTTTGACCCCAATAGCCTTAATTCTCATTCAAAACGAagtagtatatatatatatatatatatatatatatgttttatgTGTTAACAAATAGACTCTTTTGCTATGAAAGTAAAAATTAATCTATTTAAAGTAGAAAACTTTACCATCAAAATGATATTTTTGCCATTTAAGTTTTTAATGGAGGATAAATTGATCATTTCATTAATTACTTGGATGAATTTTTTAGTTGACCAAAGATGTAAAGTGCCTATTAAAATATTTTAGATGTAAAAGCAACTAGTGTAATAGTTCGTGGGgaatttttttgcatttaacccaTAAATCAGCTCATGATAAATCCAACTTTACATAAACCGGAATGGTCGAATCGAGGAACTTGTCGTTATCCAAAATTTTATCCAGAAAAAAGTGGATCCATGTAATCTGGGCCAGGAAATATTTTAATTGCGAAACTATCGAAGAGTCATTAATTATACTTACACCACAAACTACGCAGATTAATAAACAACACGCTTTCGACCATTGCcaaagcaagaaaacaatttCTTTAACATTTTTTCTTGGCCtaaatttcttggttttcttgATCAATGTGTAATTAATCTGTCGCAGGGAAGTTATTTGAGTATTATTCACGAGGGATCCAAATGAAATATTTGTTGCTTATTTTCTCACGAGTAaaataattgaatgaattcTTGTTTCCTACTTTAAAACTAGTACTCCATTTGACATGCAATTTTAAAGTGGCTTTCTAAATCATATATCCAGTTCTTGAGAAAAGGGCTGAACTGGCTAACCTACTTATTTGGCATTGAGGATGACAGTAAAAACGTTGTAATCTACTTCTTCAAGTAACTTCTTTATGGTAATTACATGaaatgtttttgttttcttaaagagaaaaaaaaaatcaacaagtTACATTCTATTTCAGCAAATAGTAGAGAAAGCAGAAAAAGATATGGTCTGCTTGATTTTTCTAGTCCTGGCTTAATCCTCAGCATCATTCCATGGATTTCTTTTCTGTTGCTTAACATTTCTGAGAGCCTTCCAAACAGCACTGTTGCATTTGAAACCTGAACCCAAAGCAATTTGCCAAATTCTATCACCCCTTTTGATCTTCTTGTTAGCCTCCAAGTAAGCCAATTCATACCAGACACTACTGCTTGAAGTGTTACCAAATCTCTCCAGTGTCCTTCTTGATGCTTCCATATATTCATTGGTCAGATCCAAATTTTTCTGTATTTCATCAAGAACTTTCTTGCTTGTCGCGAGTATGCAAACGTGCTCAAATGCCCGCTTGTAGTCAGGGATATAAGGCTTGGACTTCTTCTTGAACAGCAAAGATGTGAAGAAATGGAATTGTTCAGACACAGGAAGGACTAAAGGGCCAAGGGTAGTTATGTTTGCTTTGAGTGCATGACCTCCAACTTCAATCACATCTTTGCTCACTGAGAGTCCTTTCTTACCCTCTGCATCTTCCTTGAGATGTATGCTTTTAAAGCTTCTGCTATCCATTGCTTTATGAGTCCGGACCAGCTGCAATGTTCAGTAATCTCATCAAAACAACTTTTGAACGTCCAAAGTATATCGTTTTTTCGGTAATTGTCAAGCAGGATTGGGAATTTGGAATCAagatcaaaattcatttttggaaATAAGTACACAAGGCAGCCTTTAATAAAATTGAAACTAAACCTTGACTAATTTTATGGTAATCATGTCATCTGCTGCTCTATAATATTATGCTGTCATGCAAATTGATACCAACTAAAAATGGCATCCATAATGACCAGAAACGGTAATTAATTTTGTTGATTTCAACACTGATGGCAGATCAACATGGCAAATGGTTAGGACTTAGGCTAGAAAGGACTAGATGCATTTGACTTGAGGTGATTGAGGGCCACAAAAGACTCAATTTGACTGGGAGAACTTGACGAATTACCTGTTTTAGTTCATACTTAGAACGCCATCTATCAGTAAGATGATTGGAAAGCAAAATTGCGGCAGATCCCATACGAAAGAAGCAATTAGGGAGAAGCATATCGAGTTCTCTTCCAGCATACCAAGTGAAGGTCGTAGCTTCAATGCTGACTACCAATGCATATGATCCAGGATAGGCACTCAAGAGGTCTTTGGCAAGATCTATAGCTGTAACACCAGCAGCACAGCCCATTCCACCAAGATTGAAGCTTTGAATCTTATAGCTCAGCTTGTAGTGATTGATTATCATGGCTGAGAGAGATGGGGTGGGATTTAAAACTCCGCAGTTTACGATAAGGATCCTGATGTCCTCTGGGCGAATTCTTGTTGCAGCAAGGAGATTATCCACTGCTCCAAACATTAACATCGATGCCTCTTCCCTACCATCCCTTAAGGTTATTTTATGATCAGGTTGGAATATTATTCTTGGCAGGTATGTCTCATCGCCTAAGCCCGAATTCTTGAGCACACGCTGCTGAAATTCTATTGCTGCATCACTGAATTTTCCTGATCTTTTCGCCAAATCAGTGAATTCCTCCTTAGATATCTGCCAATGGTCAAGGAAGTAGTACCACATGTTACCATTTCATTATTCTATTATCATGTACAATGAtatgattgaaaaaaaattaaatttaaccTTTTCTAGTCTTTTTGAGGAACATTAAGTGAATGAAATAACCAATAATCAGCTATCATAAAGCCTGCTAAGAACATACTTGAAATGCTGAAGAAATTGTCACCAGAGGATTAGAAAATTACCTTGAGTTCATTTGGAGGACGATAACACGCAAAATCGACTAGATAAGTTGCACGAGGTGTTAAATCAAGATAGACATACAGAACTGAGCAGAAGAATACTAAGAGAGCAATTAAATTCAAGAAGTTAGTAAAATCCAGGAATGAGGTGGTCCAAGTTAACttccagatttgagttccaAATGTGGCTAAAAGAACAGGAGCAGCCACACAATATATGCCATGGCTTAGAAGATAGCCGTAACCAAGCTTCACATATTTCAAGTTCACAGAATTAAGAAAATCCGGCAGCCCTCTCCTGACTTTGACACGAAAACTAGGAGAACCAGCATACGGACCGGAATCCTCGACACCCCAGTTCACGATTTCCGGCGAAAGATACTCTGCGTTCCTCGCCATATATAGTATTTGAGTACTTAAAAATGATAATGCATTAATTTTGTTCAAAGCCAAAGAAGTACTGGCACCAACCAGGTTGATTAAGTAGGGAAAGTCCAAGAAAACTCAAATAAAGATATATAGAAGAGAATTCATGAGAATGGCGTTTAATTCTAAATTTCTGTGGTATAACAGAAAAAAAAGTGTGTTTGTCTGCATGAAAGCGTGGGAGCAGCGGATTTATTGCAGAGCAAAACTTTTGCTGGCTGGATTGCATGGAAAGGAAATTGAAATTCGAGTTGCACTCCCTTTGTAATTTACGTGTTGAATCGAATGAATGATCTAGTGGATTTCCCTTTTGGGTAAAATGTCTCCTGATTTTAGGATCTGATCAGAGATGCCACGAAGACATTAATCAGGCAACCATATTCATGGACAGGATATCCAAGGTGTAATGGACGAAAAGCTCATTCTGTTTCCTCTCTgttactctttttctttttttggtttttctgTCTTTCTTTTCTAATCactgtaaatttttttttcatccatATCAAGAGTATACATTGGAATTTCTTAATGCACTGTAGGTAGGATAGATTCTTGTAGTTAGTTTTTGGTTGTGCTGACAGTTAATATGGCTTCCAGTTCAGATTGTTAACTGCGTGGAactattaattattaatattattcTGGTTTTAACAAAATGTTTacttttacttgaaaattttaattttggtttgtaactaatatttcTTCACCACTTCTAAATCTACTAATAATACATCACGTACGTGACTATTAGCCAAGATATAACATCTTTTAGATGCTAagattctattttttttttttttttttttgtgaaatcttgATTGTGAACACCATGACTCATGAAGTTTTTgccgcaacggatcttctgtcccacactctGTGTCATTATCTgtctcactttttattatattgctatttctccttcataaacatcatgttttagttcttttttgtttccttatgattcaataactattaattcagtaaaaaataaatCCAACAGCTTCAAAAAAGCAAtgtataatagaaaattaaaaaatacagcagaaaatgcataaaagatctcattttttatgcattttgattttttgagtttgttaaattttgtgtattactaaattaatagttattggatcttaaagaaacaaaaaagaactaaaacatgatatttatgaagaagaaataataatataataaaaaatgggacagaGAATGACACAGAGTGTGgaacagaagatccgttgcgagTTTTTGCCTTTTCTTGATGATCAGTTTTAGTACAATTGGTGGATGTGATCAAGTCATAGAACATTGCTCCCTCCACGTAATTAACCACTTACCAATGATACGTGGTAGTATTATTAGCATTCTACACCTCAAAAAACTATATAGCTCTTAGACCCGCTTACTGCATATTGGTAGAAGATTTTATGGCCTCAATCATATGGATATTAGACCCTCTAATCATATGCATATTatcatttaaattcaaattttaaatttatgaGGGTAAACatgcataaaaataaaaaaaaatatgaacatCACAATTAAAtcattatttttaaaaagttagATTCTCGAAACATGATCAAATACTTTATGGTGCAAATACAAGTCATTTGGGTTTAGTTCCGAACCTCTGGGCTCAGACGGAACCACGTCGAAGATAGAAAGGTAGATTCAAGTCTTCActtcaagaaaaagaagagtggCTTTAGTCAGGAAGAAGGGATTGAAACTTCCCATGCACATAATGTTGAGAGAAATGAACATAATATGGGGGGAAAATGTAGGGGAGATCGATATGATTCATTAATTAATTCAACAGATCCTCAAAACACCTAGccttttccagatttgcatgaAAACCAGCTTTTGCATGGAGGGAAGAAGACAACTTCTGATTTGATATCGAATAGCCTGAACTTTTTCAATATAAGACTAATATTAAGTTCCTACATATCTAAAGTCCAATGCAGAGAAGGATAATATGAAGTTTTAATCTCACAAACATTTAAGCAATAGtttctcaagaagaagaaagcatGCACTCTTTCCTCTAAAAGCTCATTGAAGGAAATGTCGTGATCCTACAAACTCTCCAAGGGTACAGTTCAACCACAAAGCAAAAACAGAATGAAACATTCAAATCACAGTATGACAAGGCAATCTTGGAGCGTATGCAAAGAAAtgttaatttttgaaaaaaaaaaatgttaaaaaaaggcaaagaaaaataataataagctCCTAAGGACGTAGACAGAGCTTCACTTAGTTGCAACCTCCATTTCTATGCTTTCAAGTGATTATTTACAAAGGCTGATCAATAACTGGTACCAATTCTTTTCAAACCTAGACAACT is part of the Coffea eugenioides isolate CCC68of chromosome 6, Ceug_1.0, whole genome shotgun sequence genome and encodes:
- the LOC113772801 gene encoding 3-ketoacyl-CoA synthase 15-like — translated: MARNAEYLSPEIVNWGVEDSGPYAGSPSFRVKVRRGLPDFLNSVNLKYVKLGYGYLLSHGIYCVAAPVLLATFGTQIWKLTWTTSFLDFTNFLNLIALLVFFCSVLYVYLDLTPRATYLVDFACYRPPNELKISKEEFTDLAKRSGKFSDAAIEFQQRVLKNSGLGDETYLPRIIFQPDHKITLRDGREEASMLMFGAVDNLLAATRIRPEDIRILIVNCGVLNPTPSLSAMIINHYKLSYKIQSFNLGGMGCAAGVTAIDLAKDLLSAYPGSYALVVSIEATTFTWYAGRELDMLLPNCFFRMGSAAILLSNHLTDRWRSKYELKQLVRTHKAMDSRSFKSIHLKEDAEGKKGLSVSKDVIEVGGHALKANITTLGPLVLPVSEQFHFFTSLLFKKKSKPYIPDYKRAFEHVCILATSKKVLDEIQKNLDLTNEYMEASRRTLERFGNTSSSSVWYELAYLEANKKIKRGDRIWQIALGSGFKCNSAVWKALRNVKQQKRNPWNDAED